A single region of the Jatrophihabitans sp. GAS493 genome encodes:
- a CDS encoding class II 3-deoxy-7-phosphoheptulonate synthase, with amino-acid sequence MNDSLLLPTHPGDPLGIDAWRGLPAAQQPKWADDLVLRESALTLAGMPPLVVASEVDQLRERLAAVAKGEAFLLQGGDCAETFATSSQADIAGKVRILLQMAVVLTYGASMPVVKLGRIAGQYAKPRSSDTDSTGQISYRGDMVNELEGDRTPDARRLLRAYSTAASTLNLLRAYAGGGLASLDRVHSWNAAFARSTDTGSRYEQLAGEIDRAVRFMRACGVNDAALESVELYASHEALILEYERALTRVEEGKAYDLSGHFVWVGERTRQMDGAHIDFISRIANPIGVKLGPTTTPEFVAELVERLDPDGTPGRLTLISRMSNAKVRDALPPIVEKVRATGHLVVWQCDPMHGNTEETADGVKTRHLDRIIDEVDGFFDVHSDLGTHPGGLHVELTGDDVTECIGGTAELTAADLGRRYETACDPRLNIEQSLELAFRVAERLVADRRRREG; translated from the coding sequence GTGAACGACTCATTGCTGCTGCCCACTCACCCCGGTGATCCGTTGGGGATCGATGCCTGGCGCGGCCTGCCGGCGGCCCAGCAACCGAAGTGGGCCGACGACCTGGTGCTGCGTGAGAGCGCACTCACGCTGGCCGGAATGCCGCCGCTGGTGGTGGCCAGCGAGGTCGACCAGCTCCGCGAGCGGTTGGCCGCGGTGGCCAAGGGAGAGGCCTTCCTGCTGCAGGGCGGTGACTGCGCGGAGACCTTCGCCACCAGTTCGCAGGCGGACATCGCCGGCAAGGTTCGCATCCTGCTGCAGATGGCCGTCGTGCTCACCTACGGCGCGTCGATGCCCGTGGTGAAGCTCGGGCGCATCGCCGGCCAGTACGCCAAACCCCGCTCGTCGGACACCGACAGCACCGGCCAGATCTCCTACCGCGGTGACATGGTCAACGAGCTGGAGGGCGACCGCACGCCCGACGCTCGCCGGCTGCTGCGGGCCTACTCGACGGCGGCCAGCACGCTGAATCTGCTCCGGGCCTACGCCGGGGGAGGGCTGGCCTCGCTGGACCGGGTGCACTCCTGGAACGCCGCCTTCGCCCGCAGCACCGACACCGGTTCGCGTTACGAGCAGCTGGCCGGTGAGATCGACCGGGCCGTGCGCTTCATGCGCGCCTGTGGCGTGAACGACGCCGCGCTGGAGAGCGTCGAGCTCTACGCCTCGCATGAGGCCCTCATCCTCGAGTACGAACGTGCCCTCACCCGCGTCGAAGAGGGCAAGGCCTACGACCTCTCCGGTCACTTCGTCTGGGTCGGCGAGCGGACGCGTCAGATGGATGGGGCGCACATCGACTTCATCTCCCGGATCGCCAACCCGATCGGCGTGAAGCTCGGCCCCACCACCACACCGGAGTTCGTCGCCGAACTGGTCGAGCGACTGGACCCGGACGGCACTCCGGGGCGCCTGACCCTGATCAGCCGGATGAGCAACGCCAAGGTGCGTGATGCGCTTCCGCCGATCGTGGAGAAGGTTCGGGCCACCGGGCATCTTGTCGTCTGGCAGTGCGACCCGATGCACGGCAACACAGAAGAGACGGCCGACGGCGTCAAGACGCGCCACCTCGACCGCATCATCGACGAGGTCGACGGCTTCTTCGACGTGCACAGCGATCTCGGCACCCATCCGGGTGGGCTGCACGTCGAGCTCACCGGCGACGACGTGACCGAGTGCATCGGTGGCACCGCCGAACTCACGGCCGCCGATCTCGGACGCCGCTACGAGACGGCCTGCGATCCGCGCCTGAATATCGAGCAGTCGCTGGAACTGGCCTTCCGCGTCGCCGAGCGGCTGGTGGCCGACCGTCGCCGTCGTGAGGGCTGA
- the kdpF gene encoding K(+)-transporting ATPase subunit F, producing the protein MSIANIAGLVVAVALVVFLIVALLFPERF; encoded by the coding sequence GTGAGCATCGCCAATATCGCCGGCCTGGTCGTCGCGGTAGCGCTGGTCGTCTTCCTCATCGTCGCCCTGCTCTTCCCGGAGCGGTTCTGA
- the kdpA gene encoding potassium-transporting ATPase subunit KdpA — MSDTTAGLIFLGSLILALALAHRPLGDYMARVLTSTRHSRLERVIYTGGGIDPEADQTWSRYLRSVLAFSLVSVLFLYGFLRLQHHIWPPFAVPPMSTDQAFNTAASFVTNTNWQSYSGESALGYLVQMAGLAVQNFTSAAVGVAVAVALVRGFARSKTDRLGNFWVDLTRISLRILLPLSFVAAIVFVGAGMIQNLHHYVDVNTLTGSTQTITGGPVASQEAIKEIGTNGGGFYNANSAHPFENPTAWTNWLEVFLLLVVSFSLPRTFGRMVGDLRQGRAIVTVMAILAIGSALLNVGFQGAHHGTVPTAVAAATEGTETRFGVADSAVFASATTLTSTGAVDSFHDSYTSLGGAVTLVDMMLGEVAPGGTGSGLYGMLILAVLSVFIAGLMVGRTPEYLGKRLAAREIKFASLYILTTPAIVLVGTAIAMAMPAQRAAMLNSGPHGLSEVLYAFTSAANNNGSAFAGLSVNTHWYNTALGLAMLLGRFLPMIFVLGLAGSLARQRPVPESAGTLPTHRPLFVGLVSGVTIIVVALTYFPALALGPLAEGLH, encoded by the coding sequence ATGAGCGACACCACGGCCGGACTGATCTTCCTGGGCTCCCTGATCCTGGCCCTGGCGCTGGCGCACCGACCCCTGGGCGACTACATGGCCCGAGTCCTCACCAGCACCCGACACAGCCGCCTCGAGCGGGTGATCTACACCGGAGGCGGGATCGACCCCGAGGCCGATCAGACCTGGAGCCGTTACCTGCGCTCGGTGCTGGCCTTCAGCCTGGTGTCAGTGCTCTTCCTCTATGGCTTCCTCCGCCTGCAACACCACATCTGGCCGCCGTTCGCAGTGCCGCCGATGAGCACCGACCAGGCTTTCAACACTGCGGCCAGCTTCGTCACGAACACCAACTGGCAGAGCTACTCCGGTGAGAGCGCGCTGGGCTACCTCGTGCAGATGGCCGGCCTGGCTGTGCAGAACTTCACCTCGGCGGCGGTCGGGGTCGCCGTCGCGGTGGCCCTCGTCCGAGGATTCGCGCGGAGCAAGACCGACCGCTTGGGGAACTTCTGGGTCGATCTGACCCGGATCAGCCTGCGCATCCTGCTGCCGCTCTCGTTCGTCGCTGCGATCGTCTTCGTCGGCGCCGGGATGATCCAGAACCTGCATCACTACGTGGACGTGAACACCCTCACCGGCTCGACGCAGACGATAACCGGAGGCCCGGTGGCCAGCCAGGAGGCGATCAAGGAGATCGGCACCAACGGCGGCGGCTTCTACAACGCCAACTCAGCCCACCCGTTCGAGAACCCCACCGCCTGGACGAACTGGCTCGAGGTCTTCCTGCTGCTGGTCGTCTCGTTCTCACTGCCCCGGACGTTCGGGCGGATGGTCGGTGACCTGCGGCAGGGGCGGGCGATCGTCACCGTGATGGCGATCCTCGCGATCGGCAGCGCACTGCTCAACGTCGGCTTTCAGGGGGCGCACCACGGCACCGTCCCAACTGCCGTCGCAGCCGCCACCGAGGGAACCGAGACCCGCTTCGGCGTGGCCGACTCAGCCGTCTTCGCCTCGGCCACGACGCTCACCTCGACCGGGGCCGTAGACAGCTTCCACGACAGCTACACCAGTCTCGGTGGCGCGGTGACCCTGGTCGACATGATGCTCGGTGAAGTCGCGCCCGGCGGCACCGGCTCCGGCCTCTACGGGATGCTGATCCTGGCCGTGCTCTCCGTCTTCATCGCCGGCCTCATGGTCGGGCGAACGCCGGAGTATCTCGGCAAACGGCTCGCAGCGAGGGAGATCAAGTTCGCTTCGCTGTACATCCTGACCACCCCGGCCATCGTGCTGGTCGGCACGGCGATCGCGATGGCGATGCCGGCCCAGCGGGCCGCGATGCTCAACTCCGGACCGCACGGACTATCCGAAGTTCTCTACGCATTCACCTCGGCTGCGAACAACAACGGATCGGCCTTCGCCGGCCTCTCGGTGAACACGCATTGGTACAACACCGCGCTCGGACTGGCCATGCTGCTCGGTCGCTTCCTGCCGATGATCTTCGTTCTCGGCCTCGCCGGCTCCCTGGCCCGGCAGCGGCCGGTGCCGGAGTCAGCCGGAACACTGCCCACCCACCGACCGCTCTTCGTCGGCCTCGTCTCTGGCGTCACGATCATCGTGGTCGCCCTCACCTACTTCCCGGCGCTGGCGCTGGGACCGCTCGCAGAAGGACTGCACTGA